The proteins below are encoded in one region of Penicillium psychrofluorescens genome assembly, chromosome: 4:
- a CDS encoding uncharacterized protein (ID:PFLUO_006998-T1.cds;~source:funannotate), whose product MPPRPSFLARLPHRRFFSTTRSTNADFTHAVIGAGVVGLAAARQLAAREGTSTILLERHDAPGTETSSRNSEVIHAGLYYPANSLKTKLCIQGRNMLYDLCSTHDIPHQNTKKWIVAQTATQWDACLKVHKHAQGLGDAPTRLVSREEALQREPDVRAEAGIVESETTGIVDSHALMTYLQGSFEERGGDVAFKTRVTNIQPVAGGGYEITAVSDEDGSETTITTETLINSAGHGACAINNMLLPPDRHRVPHYAKGTYFSYAASRPKTSVLVYPATVPGHGGLGTHLTLDMGGRIRFGPDVEWVDDPNDLKPSPARLEQALPEIQAYLPGVDVSAIALDYCGIRPKLGRKAGVNEGTGFQDFVIQEEEGFPGFVNLLGIESPGLTSSLAIGQMVDGILYR is encoded by the exons ATGCCGCCGCGCCCATCATTCCTTGCGAGGCTGCCACATCGCCGTTTCTTCTCTACTACACGCTCCACCAATGCGGATTTTACACATGCG GTAATTGGTGCCGGAGTCGTCGGCCTGGCAGCTGCGCGCCAGCTCGCCGCGCGAGAGGGCACCTCGACCATCCTTCTAGAGAGACACGACGCACCGGGGACGGAGACAAGCAGCCGCAATTCCGAA GTCATACACGCCGGCCTCTACTACCCCGCCAACTCCCTGAAAACAAAGCTCTGCATCCAAGGCCGGAACATGCTCTACGACCTATGCTCCACCCACGACATCCCCCACCAGAACACGAAGAAATGGATCGTCGCGCAGACAGCCACTCAATGGGATGCGTGTCTGAAAGTCCACAAGCACGCACAGGGACTAGGTGATGCGCCTACGCGGCTGGTATCACGGGAAGAAGCGCTGCAGCGCGAGCCAGACGTCAGAGCCGAGGCGGGGATCGTGGAGAGTGAGACGACGGGCATCGTGGACAGCCATGCACTCATGACATATCTACAGGGTTCGTTCGAGgagcgcggcggcgatgTCGCTTTCAAGACGCGTGTGACGAATATCCAGCCCGTGGCCGGCGGCGGGTATGAAATAACGGCCGTGTCTGATGAGGACGGCTCCGAGACGACGATTACCACCGAGACGCTGATTAACAGTGCTGGACACGGCGCCTGTGCAATCAATAACATGCTTCTCCCGCCAGACCGCCACCGCGTTCCGCACTATGCCAAGGGCACGTACTTCTCGTACGCTGCATCACGCCCCAAAACCTCCGTGCTCGTTTACCCCGCCACTGTACCAGGCCACGGCGGGCTCGGCACTCACCTCACTCTAGACATGGGCGGACGCATCCGCTTCGGACCAGACGTTGAGTGGGTCGACGACCCAAATGATCTCAAGCCGTCGCCGGCTCGATTGGAGCAAGCTCTCCCCGAGATCCAGGCCTATCTACCAGGCGTAGATGTGTCCGCTATCGCGCTAGATTACTGCGGGATTCGGCCTAAGCTTGGTCGCAAAGCGGGTGTTAATGAGGGGACGGGATTTCAGGATTTTGTaatccaggaagaagagggttTCCCGGGGTTTGTGAATTTGTTGGGCATTGAGAGTCCGGGGTTGACGAGTTCTTTGGCAATTGGGCAGATGGTCGATGGCATTTTATATCGGTAA
- a CDS encoding uncharacterized protein (ID:PFLUO_006999-T1.cds;~source:funannotate) yields MWRDRISGTSTPSGANCSISPLPPRSSHLSPSPYGRPGPVSRASSTTSLLTVSGSTTSLPRPETKETNVRRPRPANVPDPLEVLSGIIGKETQTQKDLPRRSAHLTSRPAQLVAVVNFDGRSLEEFVAEEQELALVKKTRGSDVNAQTIQQFEKERDKFQDLHTSITGCDDVCKSVELYLNDFQSELGAVSAEIESLQTRSTQLNAMLDNRRNVERLLGPSVEEISIAPKTIRTIVEGPVDENWVRALNEIDARATNIEAKASASNGFKAVEDVRPLLEDVKNKALERIRDYLVAQIRAMRSPNINSQIIQQQRLVKYKDLFSYLTKAHSNLASEISQAYINTLRWYYTSNFTRYLQALEKIKIWPSDRNEVLGGEPSGHRTGHTHSGRAGSAAHDPFSLGRRVDILRTSNPQAISSYLAEEDNHFHGIELPFRNFNVALMDNISAEYSFLTEFFSALSFHQISRMAMDIFEPIFTLGQNLTKKLIDNTTDSLGVLICVRLNQHSAFELQRRKVPVADSYVNGINMRLWPRFQVIMDLHNESLKRVGSNTGRSAGAALSLAGGDDLKTSSAPHFLTQRFGQLLHGLLVLSSDAGDDEPVSNSLARLTAEFDALLAKLSRNGTDAKRRERFLFNNYSLILTIISDTQGKLATERRQHFDEMLRNCHKR; encoded by the exons ATGTGGCGTGACCGCATCTCCGGCACCTCGACTCCCTCCGGGGCGAATTGCAGCATCTCGCCCTTACCGCCCCGTTCATCCCATCTGTCGCCTAGTCCATATGGCCGTCCCGGGCCCGTGTCGCGCGCCTCGTCCACTACCTCCCTGCTCACCGTGAGCGGATCCACCACCTCCCTTCCGCGACCAGAGACCAAGGAAACCAATGTTCGCCGACCCCGTCCGGCCAATGTCCCAGATCCGCTGGAAGTGTTGAGCGGGATTATTGGAAAGGAAACCCAGACCCAGAAAGATCTCCCCCGACGATCCGCGCACTTGACCAGCCGGCCCGCGCAGCTGGTGGCAGTCGTGAATTTCGACGGGCGGAGCCTCGAGGAAttcgtggccgaggagcaagagctggcgctggtgaagaagacgcgAGGCAGTGATGTCAATGCCCAAACAATTCAGCAGTTCGAGAAGGAGCGAGACAAGTTTCAGGATCTCCACACGTCCATCACGGGCTGCGACGATGTGTGCAAGTCGGTCGAACTCTACCTGAATGACTTTCAGTCTGAATTGGGCGCCGTGTCGGCGGAAATCGAGTCCTTGCAGACTCGCTCCACCCAATTGAACGCCATGCTGGACAACAGGCGCAATGTCGAGCGTCTGCTGGGTCCGTCCGTGGAGGAGATCAGTATCGCCCCGAAAACCATCCGGACCATTGTTGAGGGCCCTGTGGATGAGAATTGGGTGCGCGCTCTGAATGAAATCGACGCACGTGCGACGAACATCGAAGCCAAGGCGTCTGCATCCAACGGGTTCAAAGCGGTTGAGGACGTTCGTCCGCTCCTGGAAGATGTGAAGAACAAG GCGCTCGAACGAATCAGGGACTACTTGGTGGCGCAGATCCGTGCGATGCGGTCTCCGAACATCAACtcgcagatcatccagcagcaacggCTGGTGAAGTATAAAGATCTATTCAGCTACCTGACCAAGGCCCACTCAAATCTGGCGAGCGAGATCTCACAAGCATATATCAACACGTTGCGCTGGTACTATACCTCCAATTTTACGCGGTATCTGCAGGCACTCGAGAAAATCAAGATCTGGCCTAGTGACCGGAACGAAGTACTGGGAGGCGAGCCCTCCGGACACCGAACAG GACATACCCACAGCGGCCGAGCTGGCTCTGCCGCACATGACCCATTTTCCTTGGGCAGGCGGGTTGATATTCTTCGAACCAGTAACCCGCAGGCAATATCCTCATatctggccgaggaagacaacCATTTCCATGGCATTGAACTCCCCTTCCGAAACTTCAACGTCGCTCTCATGGACAACATCTCTGCCGAATACTCTTTCCTCACCGAGTTCTTCTCCGCTCTGTCATTCCATCAAATATCGCGAATGGCGATGGACATCTTCGAACCAATTTTCACCCTTGGCCAGAACCTGACCAAGAAATTGAtcgacaacaccaccgacTCTCTCGGCGTTTTGATCTGTGTCCGTCTCAACCAGCACTCGGCCTTTGAGTTGCAACGGCGCAAGGTGCCCGTGGCCGATTCTTATGTCAATGGGATTAATATGCGCCTGTGGCCCCGGTTCCAGGTTATCATGGACCTCCACAACGAGTCGCTGAAACGAGTCGGATCGAACACCGGACGCAGTGCAGGTGCTGCACTGTCCCTCGCGGGCGGGGATGACTTGAAAACGTCCTCGGCCCCGCATTTCCTGACCCAACGGTTTGGCCAGCTTCTACATGGCCTCTTGGTCCTCAGCAgcgatgctggagatgaCGAGCCCGTGTCCAACAGCCTCGCTCGCCTGACTGCCGAATTCGATGCTCTCCTGGCGAAACTGAGTCGAAACGGCACGGACGCGAAGCGGCGTGAGCGATTTTTGTTCAACAATTATTCCTTGATCTTAACCATCATTAGT GATACCCAAGGCAAATTAGCGACAGAGCGACGACAG CACTTCGATGAGATGCTTCGGAATTGCCACAAGCGTTAG
- a CDS encoding uncharacterized protein (ID:PFLUO_007000-T1.cds;~source:funannotate): MADEHDVTFESADAGASTTYPMQCSALRKNGHVVIKGRPCKIVDMSTSKTGKHGHAKVHMVAIDIFTGKKLEDLSPSTHNMDVPNVTRKEYQLLDITDDDFLSLMDDTGSTKDDVKVPDSDLGERIIRMFREEEKDVNVVVQTAMGEEAAIDVKEAPK, encoded by the exons ATGGCTGACGAG CATGATGTTACCTTCGAGTCGGCGGATGCCGGTGCGTCCACCACCTACCCCATGCAGTGCTCGGCTCTGCGCAAGAACGGTCACGTTGTGATCAAGGGCCGTCCCTGCAAGATCGTCGACATGTCCACCTCCAAGACGGGCAAGCACGGTCACGCCAAGGTGCACATGGTCGCCATCGATATCTTCACCGgcaagaagctggaggatcTGTCTCCCTCCACCCACAACATGGATGTCCCCAACGTCACCCGCAAGGAGTACCAGCTG CTGGACATCACTGACGACGACTTCCTGTCCCTGATGGACGACACTGGTTCCACCAAGGACGACGTCAAGGTCCCCGACAGCGACCTCGGTGAGCGCATCATTCGCATGTTccgtgaggaggagaaggacgTCA ACGTCGTTGTCCAGACCGCCATGGGTGAGGAGGCCGCCAtcgatgtcaaggaggcTCCCAAATAA
- a CDS encoding uncharacterized protein (ID:PFLUO_006995-T1.cds;~source:funannotate) has protein sequence MSVPPIQERKPVKDMQKVFHYTDTMSRKPTRDNDPYEYITGFGNRHQSEVIPGTLPAGQNNPQEPRFGLYTEGITYSAFAAPRHANFSTYMYRVRPAAAHNGYKANIPNKADIENCFLSINPKVATLAEQGEWAPFPLPKDDEKIDFVDGMHTVGGSGDPNLREGIALHVFMANTDMDHRAFCNTDGDFLIVAQLGNLDIQTELGKMFLQPGEVCVIPRGIRFAIRLGPGHDVARGYITEIWGSRFELPDLGPLGGHGLANPRDFLHPVAFIDENLHEDWSIVNKNNGQYHAIEQDHSPFDLVAWHGNVVPYKYDLTKFASQNATTIDHTDPSVNCVLTAPSRDPVTPLVDFLWFGPRWDVASNTFRLPYFHRNSATEFLACLYGSGLGRSDKFLPGGGSVEISHTPHGNFSDAYVYEMRNQVNEPRKILENQMTIMIESSRSFLFTEYARSGCGTFNDQGTDPKAWDALPDKFSSYPHIQEILKQVKADKEARKQRLETYYDDDRLAALVLQLGQ, from the exons ATGTCTGTTCCGCCAATCCAAGAGAGGAAGCCGGTCAAAGACATGCAAAAGGTTTTCCATTATACGGATACAATGAGCCGCAAGCCAACACGAGACAATGATCCATATGAGTACATAACAGGCTTTGGTAACCGCCACCAGTCCGAGGTCATTCCAGGCACCCTCCCAGCCGGACAAAACAACCCCCAAGAACCCCGATTTGGCTTGTACACGGAGGGCATCACGTACTCGGCTTTCGCGGCGCCGAGACACGCAAACTTTAGCACTTACATGTATCGAGTGCGGCCGGCTGCAGCTCATA ACGGCTACAAAGCCAACATCCCCAACAAGGCTGATATCGAGAACTGCTTTCTATCTATTAATCCCAAGGTTGCCACGCTAGCAGAACAAGGAGAGTGGGCACCGTTTCCGCTGCCCAAAGATGACGAGAAAATTGACTTTGTGGACGGAATGCACACGGTTGGAGGCAGCGGAGACCCAAACTTGCGCGAGGGCATTGCGCTTCATGTCTTCATGGCCAATACCGACATGGACCACCGTGCCTTCTGCAACACTGATGGTGATTTCCTGATTGTTGCGCAGTTGGGAAACCTAGATATCCAAACGGAGCTGGGGAAGATGTTCCTACAGCCGGGCGAGGTCTGCGTGATCCCTCGCGGAATTCGGTTTGCCATTCGCCTTGGTCCTGGACATGACGTTGCTCGCGGCTATATCACTGAAATCTGGGGCTCCCGCTTCGAGTTGCCGGACCTGGGACCCCTTGGGGGACACGGACTTGCAAACCCACGCGACTTCTTGCATCCTGTCGCGTTCATCGATGAGAATCTTCATGAAGATTGGTCGATTGTCAACAAGAACAATGGACAGTACCATGCCATTGAGCAAGACCACAGCCCATTTGATCTTGTGGCGTGGCATGGCAACGTCGTTCCCTATAAG TACGACCTGACCAAGTTCGCATCGCAGAACGCTACCACCATTGACCACACCGACCCGTCGGTGAACTGCGTGCTCACAGCCCCGTCGCGAGACCCTGTCACACCGCTGGTTGATTTCCTCTGGTTTGGACCTCGGTGGGATGTTGCGTCCAACACATTCCGCCTGCCATACTTCCACCGCAACTCGGCGACAGAATTCCTGGCCTGCCTGTATGGAAGTGGGCTGGGTCGCTCAGATAAGTTTCTTCCTGGCGGCGGCAGTGTGGAGATTAGCCATACGCCACATGGGAACTTCAGCGATGCCTACGTGTACGAGATGCGCAATCAAGTGAATGAGCCGCGCAAGATTCTCGAAA ACCAAATGACTATCATGATCGAGAGCAGTCGGTCTTTCCTGTTTACTGAGTATGCTCGGAGTGGCTGTGGCACATTCAATGATCAGGGAACTGATCCCAAGGCGTGGGATGCGCTGCCA GACAAATTCTCGTCGTATCCGCATATCCAGGAGATCTTGAAACAGGTCAAGGCGGACAAGGAGGCACGCAAGCAGCGCCTGGAAACGTACTATGATGACGATCGCCTGGCCGCACTGGTGTTGCAGCTGGGCCAGTAA
- a CDS encoding uncharacterized protein (ID:PFLUO_006994-T1.cds;~source:funannotate) — MVQSSLSDILKTASLDLAPYEDLYKYFHAHPELSRQEKSTSEKLAAHLAQLKAYELHTNIGGYGLAGVFRNGEGKTVLLRADMDALPVKELTGLPYASSVTMRDADGNEKPVMHACGHDMHITCLLAAAETLVKMRNAWSGTLIVLFQPDEERGGGAQAMVDDGLYSKIPIPNYVLGQHVMRMRAGSVGSRPGAIMAAADSMKITVFGRGGHGSQPHQTVDPVLLAAHIVVRLQSIVSREINPSDLAVLTVGSLQAGQTENIITDRAEIGVDFRSVKLEIREQIISAIKRIVEAECAASGSPKPPVFTPTRRFPPTLNDKDTACQVATTFAAHFEDFDDDVPRTNVSEDFSTLATCRGLPSCFWLLGGIDPELWDKAQEDSRTEEIPGNHSALFAPVIQPTMRVGVDALCLAALTFLKK, encoded by the coding sequence ATGGTACAATCAAGCTTATCAGATATTCTGAAAACAGCATCCTTGGACTTGGCTCCCTACGAGGACCTGTACAAGTATTTCCACGCACATCCCGAACTTTCTCGGCAAGAAAAATCTACATCGGAAAAGCTCGCGGCGCATTTAGCCCAGCTGAAAGCCTATGAACTTCACACCAACATCGGAGGCTACGGCCTTGCGGGTGTGTTTCGAAATGGCGAGGGCAAGACTGTGCTCCTGCGAGCGGACATGGACGCACTTCCAGTGAAAGAGCTGACCGGGCTCCCCTATGCAAGTTCCGTCACCATGCGCGATGCCGATGGGAATGAAAAGCCAGTGATGCATGCTTGTGGCCACGACATGCACATTACATGTCTTTtagcagcagcagagacgCTTGTAAAGATGCGGAATGCCTGGAGTGGGACTTTGATCGTGCTGTTCCAACCAGACGAAGAGCGAGGTGGAGGCGCGCAGGCGATGGTTGACGATGGACTTTACTCTAAGATTCCAATTCCTAACTATGTCCTTGGTCAGCACGTTATGAGGATGCGGGCAGGAAGCGTTGGCTCGCGCCCTGgagccatcatggctgctgcggaCAGCATGAAGATCACTGTCTTTGGGCGTGGTGGTCATGGATCTCAGCCTCATCAGACCGTAGATCCAGTGCTTCTTGCTGCGCACATTGTTGTTCGACTACAGAGCATCGTGAGCAGAGAGATCAATCCAAGCGACCTCGCCGTCTTGACCGTGGGAAGTCTGCAGGCGGGGCAGACAGAGAACATAATTACCGACAGGGCCGAGATCGGTGTTGATTTTCGGTCTGTCAAATTGGAGATTCGGGAACAAATTATCTCTGCGATCAAGCGCATCGTCGAGGCCGAGTGTGCGGCGAGTGGCTCGCCCAAGCCGCCAGTGTTTACTCCGACAAGACGCTTCCCACCTACCCTGAACGACAAAGATACTGCATGTCAAGTTGCCACGACATTCGCCGCTCACTTTGAAGacttcgatgatgatgtacCGCGAACCAATGTTAGCGAGGATTTTTCTACGTTGGCAACCTGCCGCGGGCTTCCTAGCTGTTTCTGGCTCCTTGGAGGCATTGATCCTGAGCTTTGGGATAAGGCACAGGAAGATTCTCGCACGGAGGAAATACCCGGCAACCACTCGGCGCTTTTCGCACCTGTTATTCAGCCAACTATGAGAGTTGGGGTGGATGCTTTGTGCCTTGCTGCTTTGACTTTCTTGAAGAAATGA
- a CDS encoding uncharacterized protein (ID:PFLUO_006996-T1.cds;~source:funannotate), producing MVLRKCNICDRRFKKTEHFKRHERSHTKERPYECNVCHKRFSRSDVLSRHAKGHNNPHSRTAAGAKIEDAAAAGQAQDRRSSAMPMVAGPENGVHMLPSFGTEAHQIPNFPTTPALSAPGLPPSSLDFLADISAHHARTEPEIHHMMIDEQQPYFGWNEVTPADQTPHRPGMTFDSVPNDMLQMWLEPRTDSGSNNGSLDLMREGHFPLMGDNAVVSPDRQNRHSIDSGKSGGDNIPNERFSKVQRCWLAPPNHAGRLMNTLWHDMVYSPADNVFTVNSLHVPSESSLLQGSRCGVDEDCRRRLQAAFGQPVFTQPNMQSPNRNGLSPAALNMTVNGLPAFPPAEILDMALDLYFRTFHPFVPFVHLPTFSAQKAHVPLLHVMCLIGMMMMGTKGTTSYVVKNFTSTLEKVTAELSKCSMGTENSSGSVSTFATAFLFLSLAALTGEKAHLEQCQILYVSLMSITQRHGLFAATEGQILDMSLFEAVPDIDMRWKAWSKVESAKRVVVGLLLVDSWYSSFLSTSPIIVPDSIKVILPCNEALFSAHSSMRWTQLIRNGKRILMPTVLAPSEKINIPTLDGPADDFCIHVVLAMVQLRQSEAYHRLLSNRASYPFAPCHTYAMDGRARCLPSLQFQLISTYGENMECMNPNASVMWHNMCMTLTADIQIFDLAAGRAGPGPARKALDNIAEWSQTPAARRACLHAAHIYRAMTNRKASDPPTFHSVFAVFSAALVLGLYTFMVPSSASCPAGLGSIELMDDIDWHQVGTEGFTSFMDPRGSQDFSPTDDPAVNFIRNGATIYLRGVPFQGGYQSARRILLDYAGLLKDSGKWSVKKFSYILHIMSDVLMDVE from the exons ATGGTTCTGCGCAAATGCAACATCTGTGATCGCCGGTTCAAGAAAACAGAGCATTTCAAGCGCCATGAGCGGTCAC ATACCAAGGAACGTCCCTACGAATGCAATGTCTGCCATAAACGGTTTTCTCGCAG TGATGTTTTGAGTCGGCATGCCAAAGGCCACAATAATCCGCATAGTCGGACGGCCGCCGGGGCTAAGATCGAAGacgctgctgcggctggccAAGCTCAAGATCGCCGGTCCTCTGCGATGCCGATGGTTGCCGGACCCGAAAATGGAGTTCATATGTTGCCCAGCTTTGGTACAGAGGCACATCAAATACCGAATTTCCCAACGACACCAGCTCTCTCAGCGCCGGGACTCCCACCGTCCTCTCTGGATTTCCTGGCAGATATCTCGGCCCATCATGCTCGAACAGAGCCGGAGATTCACCACATGATGATTGATGAACAGCAGCCGTATTTCGGCTGGAATGAAGTGACGCCTGCCGACCAAACTCCCCACAGACCTGGCATGACATTTGACTCAGTGCCAAACGACATGTTGCAGATGTGGCTTGAGCCCCGCACAGACTCGGGATCGAATAACGGTTCGCTTGATTTGATGCGGGAGGGTCATTTTCCCTTGATGGGGGACAATGCGGTTGTTTCGCCAGACCGGCAGAACCGACACTCAATCGACAGTGGCAAGTCGGGCGGAGACAACATTCCAAATGAAAGATTTTCCAAAGTCCAGCGATGCTGGTTAGCTCCACCCAATCACGCCGGTCGACTCATGAACACTCTATGGCACGATATGGTCTACAGCCCTGCGGATAACGTGTTCACGGTGAATTCGTTGCATGTCCCCAGCGAGTCAAGTCTACTTCAAGGATCGCGATGTGGGGTTGATGAGGACTGCAGACGCCGTCTTCAGGCGGCGTTTGGACAACCAGTGTTCACTCAGCCCAATATGCAATCTCCCAACCGCAATGGTCTTTCCCCCGCTGCACTCAATATGACTGTCAATGGCCTACCCGCGTTTCCTCCCGCGGAGATCTTGGATATGGCTCTTGACCTTTATTTTCGCACTTTCCACCCTTTCGTGCCATTTGTACATCTTCCGACCTTCTCGGCGCAGAAGGCGCATGTTCCGCTACTTCACGTTATGTGTCTTATCggtatgatgatgatgggaacCAAGGGGACCACTAGTTATGTGGTCAAAAATTTCACC AGCACACTCGAAAAGGTGACTGCCGAGTTATCAAAGTGTTCAATGGGAACCGAGAATTCATCCGGCTCTGTTTCTACTTTTGCCACGGCATTTCTCTTTTTGAGCCTCGCCGCATTGACTGGC GAGAAAGCGCACTTGGAGCAATGCCAGATCCTTTACGTGAGTCTGATGTCG ATCACACAACGACATGGACTATTTGCAGCAACTGAAGGGCAGATCCTCGACATGAGCCTGTTTGAGGCAGTCCCCGATATCGACATGCGATGGAAGGCATGGAGTAAAGTTGAGTCCGCTAAAAG AGTCGTCGTCGGACTCCTCCTCGTGGATTCATGGTACTCCTCGTTCCTATCTACGAGTCCAATCATAGTCCCCGACTCCATCAAAGTCATTCTCCCTTGCAACGAAGCTCTATTCAGTGCCCACtcctcaatgcgctggaCGCAGCTTATCCGCAACGGAAAACGGATCCTGATGCCGACGGTGCTGGCACCGTCTGAGAAAATCAACATCCCGACGCTCGACGGACCCGCCGATGACTTTTGCATCCACGTCGTACTCGCAATGGTCCAGCTCCGCCAGTCAGAAGCATACCATCGCCTCCTCTCCAACCGTGCCAGTTACCCCTTCGCCCCCTGTCACACATATGCCATGGACGGGCGGGCCCGATGCCTTCCCTCCCTGCAATTCCAACTCATCAGTACCTACGGTGAAAATATGGAATGCATGAACCCAAATGCCTCGGTCATGTGGCATAATATGTGCATGACCCTGACGGCAGATATTCAGATCTTTGATCTCGCCGCTGGCCGGGCTGGTCCCGGCCCCGCGCGTAAAGCTCTGGACAATATCGCAGAGTGGTCACAAACCCCCGCAGCGCGACGTGCCTGTCTGCACGCCGCACATATCTACCGCGCCATGACAAATCGCAAAGCATCAGACCCTCCAACGTTTCACTCCGTTTTCGCCGTCTTCTCCGCAGCACTGGTGCTGGGTCTGTACACATTCATGGTCCCCAGCTCCGCATCCTGTCCAGCCGGCCTCGGTTCCATCGAATTAATGGATGATATCGACTGGCACCAGGTTGGCACGGAGGGGTTCACAAGTTTCATGGACCCCCGCGGTAGCCAGGACTTTTCGCCGACAGATGACCCCGCTGTCAACTTCATCCGCAACGGCGCGACGATCTACCTGCGCGGCGTTCCTTTTCAAGGCGGGTACCAGTCTGCTCGTCGGATTCTCTTGGACTATGCGGGTCTCTTGAAAGATTCGGGGAAGTGGAGCGTGAAGAAATTCTCGTATATTTTGCACATCATGAGTGATGTGCTAATGGATGTGGAGTGA
- a CDS encoding uncharacterized protein (ID:PFLUO_006997-T1.cds;~source:funannotate), producing the protein MFRVAVVGLVAAVFCSIRTAAECTYPDLLTATARELQHGLDAGCFTSVDLVDAYIRRTAEVNSTVRAVVELNSEVWEIAKELDEERRKGIIRGPLHGLPILIKENIGTDDELQTNAGSYALMDAKPISDSTIAARLRKAGMIILGKTNLSQWANFRSTNSSNGWSAWGGQVIAAHVPNQDPSGSSSGSGVASDLGLAYASLGTETSGSITSPSEKSGLVGIKPTVGLTSRYLVIPVSERQDTVGPMARTVKDAALVLSAIAGQDQHDNYTLASPYKQHVPDYAQYCKEGGLKGKRIGIPRNVLALNNGPAMAPYYAAFEASIKVLKKLGAVIVEDTNFTAYANFQNSSVSETVLEADFISDLANYLSELKTNPQDVHSLADVRSFTHRFPREKWPARNTGTWDHALKVGINNTSPAFWPLYEQNLHFGGEGGVFGAIERANLDAVILPTNLGYPVSAVVGGPVVTVPMGAYPAGTHVQLSPPWNLTSVAPGVPMGLAFMGLKWSEPTLIEMAYAFEQKTQVRETLHHYIVPKAQLEHGDGGAHKHEKHKH; encoded by the exons ATGTTCCGAGTGGCTGTTGTGGGCTTGGTCGCAGCAGTATTTTGCTCGATTCGCACCG CTGCGGAATGTACCTATCCGGATCTCCTCACTGCCACGGCACGAGAGCTTCAGCATGGGCTTGACGCCGGCTGTTTTACGAGCGTGGATCTCGTGGAT GCATATATCAGAAGGACTGCAGAAGTCAATTCAACCGTTCGAGCGGTTGTTGAGCTGAACTCGGAGGTGTGggagatcgccaaggagctggatgaagagcGGAGGAAGGGAATCATCAGAGG ACCGCTCCATGGCCTCCCGATTCTCATCAAAGAGAATATCGGCACAGATGATGAGCTTCAGACAAATG CCGGCTCGTATGCCCTAATGGATGCCAAACCCATCTCAGACTCGACCATCGCAGCCAGACTGCGCAAAGCAGGCatgatcatcctgggcaaGACCAATCTCTCCCAGTGGGCCAATTTCCGCTCCACCAACTCGTCCAACGGCTGGAGTGCATGGGGCGGACAGGTCATCGCGGCTCATGTCCCCAACCAGGATCCTAGCGGGTCTTCCAGTGGGAGCGGTGTTGCCTCCGATCTGGGTCTCGCATATGCCAGTTTGGGCACTGAG ACTTCCGGGAGTATCACCAGCCCTAGTGAAAAGAGCGGCCTGGTTGGCATCAAACCGACCGTCGGACTCACCTCTCGCTACCTGGTCATCCCCGTCAGCGAGCGCCAGGATACCGTTGGTCCCATGGCTCGCACCGTCAAAGACGCAGCCCTAGTTCTCAGTGCCATCGCTGGCCAGGACCAGCACGACAACTATACCCTAGCCAGCCCCTACAAGCAGCACGTCCCAGACTACGCTCAGTACTGCAAAGAAGGTGGCCTGAAGGGCAAACGCATCGGTATCCCGCGCAATGTACTCGCATTAAACAACGGCCCCGCGATGGCGCCCTACTACGCCGCATTCGAGGCCAGCATCAAAGTCCTCAAGAAACTCGGTGCCGTCATCGTCGAAGACACCAACTTCACCGCGTACGCGAACTTCCAGAACAGCAGTGTCAGCGAAACGGTCCTGGAAGCGGATTTCATCAGTGACCTGGCGAACTATCTCTCCGAGCTGAAAACCAATCCCCAAGACGTGCACAGCCTTGCAGATGTGCGTTCCTTCACGCACAGGTTTCCTCGCGAGAAATGGCCGGCCCGGAACACGGGTACATGGGACCACGCCCTCAAAGTGGGCATCAACAACACATCGCCTGCCTTCTGGCCACTGTACGAACAAAACTTGCACTTCGGCGGAGAAGGTGGTGTCTTCGGCGCTATCGAGAGAGCAAACCTCGATGCGGTGATTCTGCCAACGAACCTGGGATACCCCGTTTCAGCTGTGGTCGGTGGACCGGTTGTTACTGTGCCGATGGGCGCGTATCCCGCAGGAACGCATGTGCAGCTGTCTCCTCCGTGGAACTTGACCTCTGTGGCTCCTGGTGTTCCCATGGGTCTGGCGTTCATGGGGCTGAAGTGGAGTGAACCGACGTTGATTGAGATGGCTTATGCATTTGAGCAGAAGACCCAGGTTCGGGAGACCTTGCACCATTACATTGTGCCCAAGGCGCAGTTGGAGCACGGCGATGGAGGGGCACATAAGCATGAGAAGCATAAACACTAG